One part of the Arthrobacter sp. EM1 genome encodes these proteins:
- a CDS encoding alpha/beta hydrolase, with product MQPVQQSSVQSADGTSIGFETAGAGEPLIFVTGASNDRMTAAPLAAALRDSFTCISYDRRGRGTSGDTRPYDIRREVEDLEALLGLYGGRGHVFGYSSGAILALRAAVDGLDFQTIVLYEPPLFMAGGTPASTVEHVRRIEELVAGGRPGDAVEYFQTVVVGIPPAALHGQRKAPFWPGMEAIAQTLAYDQAICGDPYVSVEALSRVSIPSYVLSGDATFPGLAEAAKAVAAMIPGGVWRNIAGQGHDLSAEALAPVFRELLGR from the coding sequence ATGCAGCCAGTGCAGCAGTCCTCCGTCCAATCCGCAGACGGCACCAGCATTGGCTTTGAGACCGCCGGGGCCGGCGAGCCGCTGATTTTCGTCACCGGCGCCTCGAATGACCGGATGACCGCGGCGCCTCTGGCGGCGGCGCTCAGGGACAGTTTTACCTGCATCAGCTACGACCGGCGGGGCAGGGGCACCAGCGGGGACACCCGGCCCTACGACATCCGCCGTGAAGTGGAAGACCTTGAGGCGCTGTTGGGGCTCTACGGCGGCCGCGGCCACGTCTTTGGGTACTCATCCGGCGCCATCCTGGCCCTTCGGGCTGCCGTGGACGGCCTCGACTTCCAGACAATTGTGCTTTATGAGCCTCCGCTCTTTATGGCCGGCGGTACTCCGGCCTCCACCGTTGAACATGTCCGGCGGATAGAAGAGCTGGTGGCCGGGGGAAGGCCCGGTGACGCCGTCGAATATTTCCAGACTGTCGTCGTGGGGATCCCGCCAGCGGCTCTGCACGGCCAGCGCAAGGCACCCTTCTGGCCGGGAATGGAGGCCATCGCCCAGACGCTGGCTTACGATCAGGCCATCTGCGGCGACCCGTACGTGAGCGTAGAGGCACTGTCCCGGGTCTCGATCCCCAGCTATGTCCTGAGCGGCGACGCAACTTTCCCCGGACTGGCCGAGGCTGCGAAGGCCGTAGCCGCCATGATTCCCGGCGGCGTCTGGCGCAACATCGCCGGCCAAGGACATGATTTGTCGGCGGAAGCCCTGGCGCCGGTTTTCCGGGAGTTGCTGGGCCGCTGA
- a CDS encoding histidine kinase, giving the protein MIDAVPVKDAPAGPADASFAEITDRRRGRFRRYLFQHPRVMDTAVVLCYLGLVIPAGVESAHDGVWPVVGLLAAGAGALFFRRSRPVAVLALVAALDLGVTLLHPWGSNVSAGLWFALYSVAVARSRRFALLSLMSATAPLVIPYVLLAVGPLDGRLPDTGVNTPENFQLISSIASGVSITLSNVIATGIGISVRQRREHEQEIAAWAVRAARLGSAAERNRIAREMHDVVAHALTVMISLSDGAAVVIKKDPVRAVDVLGELSSTGRTALADMRRVLGVLRDESATGQAPREPLVTGDNLGKLLAGFRTAGLPLHYTHTGPALPLDTAFQLTVYRIVQESLTNVLRYGRSLGRVDVVIARDGSTVTIEVVDDGKGSLDAGGSAAARGILDSPGTVGTGQGLAGMLERARFYAGTVEAGRSGEYGWRVRAVLHLNGDNGK; this is encoded by the coding sequence ATGATCGATGCAGTTCCTGTGAAGGACGCGCCAGCCGGCCCGGCTGACGCGTCCTTCGCCGAAATCACCGACCGCCGCCGGGGGCGGTTCCGGCGCTACCTGTTTCAGCATCCGCGGGTGATGGATACCGCTGTGGTGCTTTGCTACCTTGGACTGGTCATTCCAGCGGGCGTCGAGTCAGCGCACGACGGCGTGTGGCCGGTTGTGGGACTGCTCGCGGCGGGCGCAGGGGCGCTCTTCTTCCGGCGAAGCCGGCCGGTGGCGGTCTTGGCCCTCGTTGCCGCGCTCGACCTGGGTGTGACATTGCTGCATCCTTGGGGTTCGAACGTCTCCGCCGGACTGTGGTTTGCGCTCTACTCCGTGGCGGTGGCGCGCAGCCGGCGGTTTGCCCTGTTATCCCTTATGTCGGCTACTGCGCCGCTGGTGATCCCCTACGTCCTGCTGGCGGTTGGGCCGCTGGACGGCAGGTTGCCGGACACGGGTGTGAACACGCCGGAGAACTTCCAGCTGATTAGCAGCATCGCCTCCGGCGTCAGCATCACACTCTCCAACGTTATTGCTACCGGGATCGGAATATCCGTCCGGCAGCGGCGCGAGCACGAACAGGAGATTGCCGCCTGGGCCGTCCGGGCCGCACGGCTCGGATCGGCCGCCGAACGCAACCGTATCGCCCGGGAAATGCACGACGTCGTGGCGCATGCGCTCACGGTCATGATCAGCCTTTCGGACGGCGCAGCCGTGGTTATCAAAAAAGACCCGGTGCGGGCGGTCGATGTCCTCGGGGAACTCTCCAGCACCGGGCGCACCGCCCTGGCGGACATGCGGCGCGTCCTCGGCGTGCTGCGTGACGAGTCGGCCACCGGGCAGGCTCCGCGCGAACCTCTCGTGACAGGTGACAACCTGGGCAAATTGCTGGCGGGATTCCGGACCGCCGGACTCCCGCTGCACTACACCCACACCGGTCCCGCGCTGCCCCTGGACACCGCGTTCCAGCTAACGGTCTACCGGATCGTGCAGGAATCGCTGACGAACGTGCTCCGCTACGGCCGGTCGCTGGGCCGGGTGGACGTGGTGATTGCCCGGGACGGCTCCACCGTCACCATCGAAGTTGTGGACGATGGCAAGGGCAGCCTGGACGCCGGCGGTTCGGCTGCGGCCCGGGGGATCCTGGACTCCCCCGGAACTGTGGGCACCGGCCAGGGCCTGGCCGGAATGCTGGAGCGGGCCAGATTCTATGCGGGCACCGTGGAGGCGGGACGAAGCGGAGAATACGGTTGGCGAGTGCGGGCCGTCCTGCACTTGAACGGCGACAACGGAAAGTAA
- a CDS encoding response regulator transcription factor: MGETAPIRILLVDDQPLLRMGFRLILEGEADLGIAGEASDGAEAIRQVRDLQPDVVLMDVRMPVLDGIEATRAITASGIHSKIIILTTFDLDEYAFAGLQAGASAFLLKDVAPAELISAVRVVASGDAVVAPRITRRLLETYVRSGGAGTGGGAAGSGVGPGTPGAGSAAGARPVKDPLLEDLTPRENEMLGAMAEGLSNAEIAHRYFLSEATVKTHVGRILTKLHLRDRVQAVVYAYETGLVVPSNPDY; this comes from the coding sequence ATGGGCGAGACTGCACCGATCCGCATCCTTCTGGTGGATGACCAGCCGCTCCTGCGGATGGGATTCCGGCTGATCCTGGAGGGCGAAGCCGATCTGGGAATTGCGGGCGAGGCGTCCGACGGAGCCGAAGCAATCCGTCAGGTCCGTGACCTTCAGCCCGACGTCGTGCTGATGGACGTGAGGATGCCGGTGTTGGACGGAATCGAGGCCACCCGGGCCATCACCGCGTCCGGAATCCACTCGAAGATCATCATCCTCACCACTTTCGACCTCGACGAATACGCTTTCGCCGGCCTCCAGGCCGGCGCTTCGGCCTTCCTGCTTAAAGACGTCGCTCCCGCTGAACTGATCAGCGCCGTCCGGGTGGTGGCAAGTGGTGACGCCGTGGTGGCGCCGCGCATCACCCGGCGGTTGCTGGAAACGTATGTCCGCAGCGGCGGTGCCGGCACGGGCGGCGGTGCTGCAGGCAGCGGGGTGGGCCCGGGCACACCCGGTGCGGGATCCGCGGCCGGGGCCCGTCCGGTCAAGGATCCGCTGCTGGAGGACCTAACCCCGCGCGAAAACGAGATGCTCGGGGCGATGGCCGAGGGACTCTCCAATGCCGAGATTGCGCACCGGTATTTCCTCTCCGAAGCCACCGTCAAAACACACGTGGGCCGGATCCTGACCAAACTGCACCTGCGCGACCGGGTCCAGGCCGTGGTGTACGCCTACGAGACCGGCCTGGTGGTGCCCAGCAACCCCGACTACTGA
- a CDS encoding phosphatase PAP2 family protein, which translates to MTRVLDPQRLSAGRVLAASTALLTLGAVLTGMLLTDVQHPPFQSLDEGWAGAITALRAPFWDGLNGFLNLAGYRGVLVLHGLLVVVLLLRRRARTAVFAAAAGIVVLGLTQILKAAILRERPANTIVLTDTGSFPSGHVASTAAFLVVVAILLGRAWAGVLAGLGVLAMMVSRTYLSAHWLVDTVGSICLAVPVVLLLWLSCRNICIQENGDARRLISWRARASRRRRAAVPQELES; encoded by the coding sequence ATGACCCGAGTGCTGGACCCTCAGCGATTGTCCGCGGGCCGCGTGCTTGCGGCCAGTACGGCCCTGCTCACCCTGGGCGCAGTACTGACGGGGATGCTGCTCACGGACGTCCAGCATCCCCCGTTTCAGTCCCTGGACGAAGGCTGGGCCGGCGCGATCACCGCCCTGCGCGCTCCGTTCTGGGACGGGCTCAATGGCTTCCTCAACCTGGCCGGCTACCGGGGCGTCCTGGTGCTGCACGGGTTGCTCGTCGTGGTCCTGCTGCTGCGAAGGCGGGCGCGGACGGCAGTTTTCGCCGCCGCAGCAGGGATAGTTGTCCTTGGTCTTACCCAGATCCTCAAGGCGGCCATCCTCCGCGAGCGGCCCGCCAACACCATTGTCCTGACCGACACGGGATCATTCCCTTCCGGCCACGTTGCGAGCACAGCCGCTTTCCTGGTGGTGGTGGCAATTCTGCTGGGCCGCGCCTGGGCCGGGGTGCTTGCCGGTCTTGGCGTCTTGGCCATGATGGTCAGCCGCACGTATCTGTCCGCCCACTGGCTCGTGGACACGGTCGGCAGCATATGCCTGGCCGTCCCGGTGGTGCTCCTGCTCTGGCTGTCCTGCCGGAACATCTGCATTCAGGAAAATGGAGATGCCCGCCGGCTTATCAGCTGGCGCGCGCGGGCTTCGCGGCGCCGGCGAGCAGCAGTGCCCCAAGAATTGGAATCATGA
- a CDS encoding MFS transporter has protein sequence MTKTATRPQLNAAAAATFLIFGINGLVFASWAARIPAVTDILGISSGQMGTLLLCVAAGSLVALPTAGHVVGRIGTANAVRAAGLVAALAGVGVALALLAGSVPGTAVALFFFGVGIGLWDVSQNIEGADVEHQLGRTIMPQFHAAFSGGAFLGALIGAGLAGLGVGLPAHLLVIAVIVATLTVVAPRYFLPHLPAPAAVAGERTEPKGHTAWRDGRTLLIGVVVLGATLTEGAGNDWIAKAAVDGLKATDSTGALLFAAFVLAMTAVRFFGGRAIDAYGRVPVLRASMAAAAAGLGIFVLAGNLWWATAGAVLWGAGAALAFPMGMSAAADDPRHAAARVAVVSTIGYIAFLAGPPLLGYLGDLVGIRVALLTIMIPILGALLLAGAAKPARAS, from the coding sequence ATGACCAAGACGGCAACCCGCCCGCAACTCAACGCCGCCGCAGCGGCCACCTTCCTGATCTTCGGAATTAACGGGCTGGTATTCGCCAGCTGGGCCGCCCGCATCCCGGCGGTGACGGACATCCTTGGCATCTCCTCCGGGCAGATGGGGACCCTGCTGTTGTGCGTGGCGGCGGGATCCCTGGTCGCCCTGCCCACTGCCGGCCACGTGGTGGGACGGATCGGGACGGCGAATGCCGTGCGCGCCGCCGGCCTGGTCGCGGCTCTTGCCGGCGTCGGTGTGGCGCTGGCGCTGCTGGCCGGCTCCGTGCCGGGAACCGCCGTTGCACTGTTTTTCTTCGGTGTCGGCATTGGCCTGTGGGACGTGTCCCAGAACATTGAAGGCGCCGACGTCGAACACCAGCTCGGGCGCACCATCATGCCGCAGTTCCACGCAGCCTTCAGCGGCGGCGCGTTCCTCGGCGCCCTGATCGGCGCTGGCCTGGCGGGTCTGGGTGTCGGGCTTCCGGCGCACCTGCTGGTGATCGCCGTCATCGTCGCCACACTGACGGTTGTTGCGCCGCGCTATTTCCTGCCGCACCTCCCGGCACCAGCGGCGGTAGCCGGGGAGCGGACGGAACCCAAGGGGCACACGGCCTGGCGGGACGGTCGGACACTGCTGATCGGCGTGGTGGTGCTCGGGGCGACACTTACCGAAGGCGCCGGCAACGACTGGATCGCGAAAGCCGCCGTCGACGGCCTGAAGGCCACAGATTCCACCGGTGCGCTGCTTTTTGCCGCCTTTGTGCTGGCCATGACCGCTGTGCGGTTCTTCGGCGGCCGGGCGATTGACGCCTACGGCCGGGTACCCGTGCTCCGTGCCAGTATGGCGGCGGCCGCCGCAGGGCTGGGGATCTTTGTGCTGGCCGGGAATCTTTGGTGGGCCACGGCCGGCGCGGTGCTCTGGGGTGCAGGGGCCGCCCTTGCGTTCCCGATGGGGATGTCGGCCGCGGCTGACGATCCCAGGCATGCCGCCGCCCGTGTTGCAGTGGTTTCCACGATCGGGTACATCGCATTCCTGGCGGGGCCGCCGCTGCTGGGCTACCTCGGAGACCTGGTCGGCATCCGGGTGGCACTGCTGACCATCATGATTCCAATTCTTGGGGCACTGCTGCTCGCCGGCGCCGCGAAGCCCGCGCGCGCCAGCTGA
- a CDS encoding DeoR/GlpR family DNA-binding transcription regulator gives MGTEERHRRIGALLRHQEHVTIDELMGAVGASGATIRRDLDVLARHGVLRRVHGGARSLVLGGGYPEYGQREIEDHAVKVRIAAGVAALLPDRGHVWVDSGTTATAVARQLRLRQMTVMPMSLQAVSALTEGGPAAGRHPDLLLPGGSLLAGERSFRGPMTESNIRSLRFDAAVLTPCALNLRDGMMAHDLDDAAVKRAGVESAARVIVACCAAKWDATAVALVASLDAVDVLVTDHQFSAGDLDQLTQHSVEVVIV, from the coding sequence ATGGGGACTGAGGAGCGCCACCGCCGCATCGGAGCACTGTTGCGGCACCAGGAGCATGTAACGATCGATGAGCTGATGGGCGCCGTTGGTGCCTCCGGTGCGACGATCCGCCGTGACCTGGATGTCCTGGCCCGGCACGGCGTTCTCCGCCGGGTCCATGGCGGTGCCCGGAGCCTCGTTCTGGGGGGCGGATACCCTGAGTACGGCCAACGCGAAATCGAGGACCACGCCGTGAAGGTGCGGATTGCGGCCGGCGTCGCCGCACTGCTGCCGGACCGCGGGCACGTCTGGGTGGACAGCGGCACCACTGCCACCGCGGTGGCCCGCCAGCTGAGGCTGCGGCAGATGACCGTGATGCCGATGTCGTTGCAGGCCGTCAGCGCGTTGACCGAAGGGGGCCCAGCTGCCGGCCGTCATCCCGACCTGCTGCTGCCCGGCGGGAGTTTGCTCGCCGGCGAACGGTCTTTCCGCGGACCCATGACGGAATCGAACATCCGTTCGCTGCGGTTTGATGCAGCCGTCCTCACGCCCTGCGCACTGAACCTCCGGGATGGGATGATGGCCCACGACCTCGACGACGCGGCGGTAAAACGCGCTGGAGTGGAGTCCGCGGCCCGGGTGATCGTGGCCTGCTGCGCAGCCAAATGGGACGCCACCGCCGTCGCACTTGTCGCGTCGCTGGACGCCGTGGACGTCCTCGTCACGGACCATCAGTTCAGTGCCGGAGACCTTGACCAGCTCACCCAACACTCGGTGGAAGTAGTGATCGTATGA
- a CDS encoding ABC transporter permease, with protein MSSTTLEPSRRGAHAGAGGVAAGQKSSTGPGPSFFRVLNSEFIKFRTLLSTLILLASTVLVMVGFGALSAWGTGQFSEAASRDPQAAAAFAAQGGDLAVGVPTSGIAFAQLILGSLGVLLMSSEFTTGMARSTFAAVPKRIPAYAAKLLVVMVTAFVLTAASVYLAGLVSLPILGNYNLKLDLASSQSVKMMLVNSAYIAAVAAIGMALGSLVRNSAGGIMSLVGLFFVAPIAFQLIPGDFFVEARKYLPGNTIDPMIAVQHVPDTLEAWQAVLVLGAWVVIPVVLAAVVLKRRDV; from the coding sequence ATGAGCTCAACAACCCTCGAACCCTCCCGCCGCGGCGCGCATGCAGGCGCCGGTGGCGTTGCGGCCGGCCAGAAGTCCAGCACCGGCCCGGGACCGAGCTTCTTCCGGGTCCTGAATTCCGAATTCATCAAATTCCGCACCCTCCTCTCCACCCTGATCCTGCTTGCTTCCACCGTCCTGGTGATGGTTGGCTTCGGTGCCCTGTCCGCGTGGGGAACGGGACAGTTCTCTGAGGCGGCCTCCCGGGACCCGCAAGCGGCAGCGGCATTTGCCGCGCAGGGCGGAGATCTCGCCGTCGGCGTCCCCACATCCGGCATCGCATTCGCCCAGCTGATCCTGGGCTCGCTGGGTGTGCTGCTGATGAGCTCCGAATTCACCACGGGTATGGCCCGCTCCACCTTCGCCGCCGTCCCCAAGCGGATCCCGGCCTATGCCGCGAAACTGCTTGTTGTTATGGTGACGGCGTTTGTGCTCACGGCGGCTTCCGTGTATCTGGCCGGCCTTGTGTCGCTGCCGATCCTTGGCAACTACAACCTTAAGTTGGACCTCGCCAGTTCGCAGTCGGTGAAGATGATGCTCGTCAACAGCGCCTACATCGCCGCGGTCGCCGCTATCGGCATGGCACTGGGCTCGCTGGTCCGCAACTCGGCCGGGGGCATTATGAGCCTGGTCGGGCTGTTCTTTGTGGCTCCGATCGCCTTCCAGCTGATCCCCGGCGATTTCTTCGTCGAAGCCCGCAAGTACCTCCCCGGCAACACGATCGACCCGATGATAGCCGTGCAGCACGTCCCGGACACGCTGGAAGCCTGGCAGGCTGTCTTGGTCCTGGGCGCCTGGGTCGTCATCCCAGTGGTCCTGGCCGCCGTGGTGCTGAAACGGCGGGACGTCTAG
- a CDS encoding ATP-binding cassette domain-containing protein: protein MIEARGLTKVYGDKTAVAGVNFTIEAGRVTGFLGPNGAGKSTTMRMIMGLDRPTSGTVTVNGTPLARHAAPLRDVGALLDAKAVHTSRSAYNHLLAMAATHSIPKKRVHDVIEMTGLADVAKKKVGGFSLGMGQRLGIAAALLGDPQTIILDEPVNGLDPEGVVWVRNLVKYLASEGRTVFLSSHLMSEMAVTADHLIVIGRGRIIADAPIQDIITGKGQVRTRVRTDRPDQLMQLLASDGVSVELQDNELLEVSGLDPRGIARAALDSHVLIYELTPLRASLEEAYMELTKDEVEYHSLITAGAAAPVQTGGN, encoded by the coding sequence ATGATCGAAGCACGAGGCCTGACGAAGGTGTACGGCGATAAAACCGCCGTCGCCGGAGTCAACTTCACTATTGAAGCCGGCAGGGTCACCGGATTCCTTGGCCCTAACGGCGCCGGCAAGTCCACTACCATGCGCATGATCATGGGACTGGACCGTCCGACGTCGGGCACCGTCACCGTCAACGGCACCCCGTTGGCGCGCCACGCTGCACCGCTGCGCGACGTTGGGGCGCTGCTCGACGCCAAGGCAGTCCACACCAGCCGCTCCGCCTACAACCACCTCCTGGCCATGGCCGCCACGCACAGCATCCCCAAAAAGCGCGTCCACGACGTGATCGAGATGACGGGGCTGGCGGACGTTGCCAAGAAAAAGGTCGGCGGCTTCTCGCTTGGCATGGGACAGCGGCTCGGGATTGCCGCGGCACTTCTCGGCGACCCGCAGACCATCATCTTGGACGAGCCCGTCAACGGACTGGACCCGGAAGGCGTTGTCTGGGTCCGCAACCTCGTTAAGTACCTCGCATCCGAGGGGCGCACGGTCTTCCTCTCCAGCCACCTGATGAGCGAAATGGCAGTTACCGCCGACCACCTGATAGTGATCGGCCGCGGCCGGATCATCGCCGACGCGCCGATCCAGGACATCATCACCGGCAAGGGCCAGGTCCGCACGCGTGTGCGCACGGACAGGCCGGACCAGCTGATGCAGCTGTTGGCCTCTGACGGCGTCTCCGTGGAACTGCAGGACAACGAACTCCTCGAGGTCTCAGGCCTGGATCCCCGCGGGATCGCGCGCGCTGCCCTCGACAGCCACGTCCTGATCTACGAACTCACCCCGCTTCGGGCCAGCCTCGAGGAGGCATACATGGAATTGACCAAGGATGAGGTCGAATACCACTCGCTGATCACCGCGGGCGCTGCGGCCCCCGTCCAGACCGGAGGCAACTAA
- a CDS encoding bifunctional phosphatase PAP2/diacylglycerol kinase family protein, with amino-acid sequence MRSMLRKAPGRVGRVDRRIVRAVAGLPGGNYDEFFRRLSAAANNGRLWIGIAAVMALFPGRTRRAAVHGVLAQAVASAVTNLGFKTLLPRARPLPEHLPAFRFVHPQPKSSSMPSGHSASAVAFALGVGMVRPPLGAALAPLAAGVAYSRVHTGAHWPSDVFFGSAIGAGAALVARKWWPVRPPFPAIRRSAATVAKLPEGAGLGIAVNTLGGSYAAETAAALHEIFPKAHIKEVSQDEDLAEEIARVVGQPGVVALGVWGGDGTVGTAAAAAVEHSLPLLVLPGGTLNHFARDAGIPTLSEAVEAATRGEAARADLGLVAVERGLPGNPEQVHVTMLNTASIGLYPNLVRRRELLQPALGKPLAGIVAMFRTFAAGTPTSLVVDGVRHKVWILYIGRGRYYPRDHAPLVRPVLDDGVFDLRMITADESFARLRLLWAVLTGTVATSRITHLSEATRIRVEPLDSTMVLAVDGEVMPAVRTVEFSVRPAALTYYSPLTER; translated from the coding sequence ATGCGAAGCATGCTGAGGAAGGCGCCGGGGCGCGTGGGAAGAGTGGACCGCCGAATTGTCCGTGCGGTGGCCGGCCTCCCCGGGGGAAATTACGACGAGTTCTTCCGGCGGCTTTCCGCGGCAGCGAATAACGGCAGGTTGTGGATAGGCATCGCCGCCGTGATGGCACTGTTTCCGGGGCGGACCCGTCGTGCTGCCGTCCACGGGGTGCTGGCGCAGGCCGTTGCCTCCGCAGTCACGAACCTCGGATTCAAGACGCTGCTGCCGAGGGCACGTCCGCTGCCGGAGCACCTTCCGGCCTTCAGGTTTGTCCACCCCCAACCCAAGAGCTCGTCCATGCCCTCGGGCCACTCGGCCTCTGCCGTCGCGTTCGCCCTTGGCGTCGGTATGGTCCGGCCGCCCCTCGGAGCCGCGCTCGCGCCGCTTGCCGCGGGCGTCGCCTACTCCCGTGTTCATACCGGCGCGCACTGGCCCTCTGATGTGTTTTTCGGCTCGGCGATCGGGGCCGGGGCCGCCCTGGTCGCCCGGAAATGGTGGCCTGTCCGGCCGCCCTTCCCGGCCATCCGCCGGAGCGCAGCGACAGTCGCCAAGCTTCCGGAGGGTGCAGGCCTGGGTATAGCTGTGAACACGCTGGGCGGCTCCTACGCGGCGGAAACCGCGGCGGCCCTGCACGAAATATTCCCCAAGGCGCATATAAAGGAAGTTTCCCAAGACGAGGACCTGGCGGAGGAGATTGCGCGGGTCGTTGGCCAGCCCGGTGTTGTGGCCCTGGGCGTCTGGGGCGGTGACGGAACCGTCGGAACGGCGGCGGCTGCCGCCGTCGAGCATTCCCTGCCGCTGCTGGTCCTGCCGGGCGGAACCCTGAACCATTTCGCGCGCGACGCGGGCATTCCAACCCTCTCCGAGGCGGTGGAAGCCGCGACCCGGGGGGAAGCGGCCCGGGCGGACCTGGGCTTGGTGGCAGTGGAACGGGGGCTTCCCGGTAACCCCGAGCAGGTGCACGTGACGATGCTCAACACGGCGAGTATAGGCCTCTACCCGAACCTGGTTCGCCGGCGTGAGCTGTTGCAGCCGGCGCTTGGCAAACCCTTGGCCGGCATCGTCGCGATGTTCCGGACCTTCGCGGCCGGGACCCCCACCAGCCTGGTCGTCGACGGCGTACGGCACAAAGTCTGGATCCTGTATATCGGCCGCGGACGTTATTATCCCCGCGACCATGCCCCGCTGGTTCGTCCGGTCCTTGACGACGGCGTCTTCGACCTCAGGATGATCACGGCCGACGAATCGTTTGCCCGGTTGCGGCTGCTGTGGGCTGTTTTGACCGGGACGGTCGCCACCTCGCGCATTACGCACCTGTCCGAAGCCACCCGGATCCGGGTGGAACCGTTGGATTCGACAATGGTCCTAGCGGTCGACGGCGAGGTTATGCCGGCGGTCCGGACCGTCGAGTTCTCGGTGCGGCCGGCCGCCCTGACGTACTACTCCCCGCTGACTGAACGCTGA